The following are from one region of the Betta splendens chromosome 15, fBetSpl5.4, whole genome shotgun sequence genome:
- the mmrn2a gene encoding multimerin-2a isoform X1, producing MTAVGKLVLVLGLLVSAQCEVRARDPEVEEEEEEEGAGTGGGRGATPPSSHTTEAPTQGERARSGHQSSTRPLYTQKILTVLRWSCCKGHEGADRDDADPDAQLELEGSDVSGGSDPEKQGLRAPDVHVGPDRKQNDQHWTKHGEATAALPVPHMMALVMSQLQPVLEAFNRSLDHLSRQVKALAGDVAELKSSWEEPDLQPGPPDQAAEQHQTRLEEVVRQITDIRKQMENQQTDMENRLNSQHATLHHNVTSLKMDTDLKLERHQKDVQVSLQAMNATLYELKLDQDQDQDQDQDQSSEEPPPQQQLSDSAALWEAIERLDNAVVNNTGKVSGLMEDVDVASGDVQRLQRDLKELREQMEQTGRNTQIQYMMTGLQVEDAKVAVLQRVGELAANLTLQDKRLQEMDMDVDDLYIALYNSSSIRDTNALKAALARLEKALANVAALAHDNRLALEESSKEDVEQWSVPAVEALQHGLQQVKDCLASEQSRTRSLNHSLAQLSGSVTAGLAEVSGLKDANRELWEKMQHLSTWFKALLTDASRHSEVLDILLGEEVLEFMQWPRQDQRARSIPALMQQLAEHKLKITSLLANKTGGREERPSADQPSSSHPLLPGWARERQLLLHQDQGGAGRELQNLEKMVEKMWERLNQEEKPCRCTNTSTVAPPAGVDAALQAEVLWLKRGLEHHLSTFKNVFSNADVLARSNNTLELDKLWELVKSKDKRRRGGNRSRRDSDVPPAELADPLVQFVAVPPQSTSHSGFSFKLKAKPSLNQGRFHPETGSFTAPVDGLYLFILTLDLKPGPTQVVLRRRSGGSPVSLYHTEVEEAGPRTGVGLLLLQAGEEVRLDLRRGLWLENQDNVFTGLLLHRTT from the exons ATGACAGCAGTGGGAAAACTGGTGCTGGTACTGGGCTTGCTGGTAAGCGCCCAGTGTGAGGTGAGGGCAAGGGAccctgaggtggaggaggaggaagaggaggagggagcaggcacaggaggaggaagaggagccacccccccctcctcccacacgACAGAGGCCCccacacagggagagagagcacgGAGCGG gcacCAGTCGTCTACTCGGCCTCTCTACACCCAGAAGATCCTCACGGTTCTGCGCTGGTCCTGCTGCAAAGGACACGAAGGGGCTGACCGAGACGATGCAG ATCCTGATGCTCAGCTGGAGTTGGAAGGCTCAGACGTAAGCGGAGGATCTGATCCAGAGAAACAAGGGCTGCGCGCTCCAG ATGTTCACGTGGGGCCGGACCGCAAACAGAACGACCAGCACTGGACCAAGCACGGCG AAGCCACTGCTGCCCTCCCTGTTCCCCACATGATGGCCCTGGTCATGTCCCAGCTGCAGCCAGTCCTGGAGGCCTTCAACCGCTCACTGGACCACCTGAGTCGGCAGGTGAAGGCCCTGGCCGGAGATGTGGCCGAGCTGAAGAGCAGCTGGGAGGAACCAGACCTGCAGCCGGGGCCCCCGGACCAAGCAGCCGAGCAGCACCAGACCAGACTGGAGGAAGTGGTTAGGCAGATCACAGACATCCGGAAACAAATGGAGAATCagcagacagacatggagaaCAGGCTGAACTCCCAGCATGCAACGCTGCATCACAATGTCACTAGCCTCAAGATGGACACGGACCTGAAGCTGGAACGGCACCAGAAGGACGTGCAG GTCAGCCTGCAGGCCATGAATGCAACACTGTATGAGCTGAagctggaccaggaccaggaccaggaccaggaccaggaccaaaGCAGTGAGGAGCCCCctccccagcagcagctctcagaCAGCGCTGCGCTGTGGGAGGCCATCGAACGCCTGGACAATGCAGTGGTTAACAACACGGGGAAG GTGAGCGGCCTGATGGAGGACGTGGACGTGGCCTCAGGAGACGTCCAGCGCCTGCAGCGAGACCTGAAGGAGCTGCgggagcagatggagcagacGGGCCGGAACACCCAGATCCAGTACATGATGACggggctgcaggtggaggacgcCAAGGTGGCGGTGCTGCAGCGGGTCGGCGAGCTGGCGGCCAACCTCACCCTGCAGGACAAGCGGCTGCAGGAGATGGACATGGACGTGGACGATCTGTACATCGCCCTGtacaacagcagctccatcagagACACCAACGCGCTGAAGGCTGCGCTGGCCCGGCTGGAGAAGGCCCTGGCCAACGTGGCGGCGCTGGCCCACGACAACCGACTGGCCCTGGAAGAAAGCAGCAAAGAAGACGTGGAGCAGTGGAGCGTCCCGGCGGTGGAGGCGCTGCAGCACGGACTCCAGCAG GTAAAAGACTGTCTGGCCTCGGAGCAGAGCCGGACCAGATCTCTAAACCACAGCCTGGCCCAGCTCAGCGGCTCCGTGACCGCGGGTCTGGCCGAGGTCTCGGGCCTGAAGGACGCAAACAGGGAGCTGTGGGAGAAAATGCAACATCTGTCCACCTGGTTCAAAGCTCTGCTGACGGACGCCAGCAGACACAGCGAAGTACTGGACATACTGCTGGGCGAGGAGGTGCTGGAGTTCATGCAGTGGCCCAGACAGGACCAGAGGGCCCGGTCCATCCCGGCCCTAATGCAGCAGCTGGCAGAACACAAGCTCAAGATCACATCTCTGCTGGCCAACAAAACAG gaggcagagaggagcggCCTTCCGCAGaccagccctcctcctcccaccccctgcTCCCCGGTTGGGCCAGGGAgcgccagctcctcctccaccaggacCAGGGAGGAGCCGGCCGGGAGCTGCAGAACCTGGAGAAAATGGTGGAGAAGATGTGGGAGCGTCTGAATCAAGAGGAGAAACCCTGTCGGTGCACAAACACCTCCACAGTGGCGCCGCCTGCTGGCGTGGACGCCGCACTGCAGGCAGAGGTGCTGTGGCTGAAGAGAGGCCTCGAGCATCATCTGAGCACGTTCAAGAATGTGTTCAGCAACGCAGACGTGCTGGCCCGGTCCAACAACACGCTGGAGCTGGACAAGCTGTGGGAGCTGGTGAAGAGCAAAGacaagaggagaagaggaggaaacaggagcaggagggatTCAG ATGTTCCTCCTGCTGAACTCGCAGACCCTCTGGTGCAGTTTGTGGCTGTTCCTCCTCAGAGCACCTCCCACAGCGGCTTCTCCTTCAAACTGAAGGCGAAGCCGTCTCTGAACCAGGGCCGGTTCCACCCGGAGACCGGCTCCTTCACGGCTCCTGTGGACGGGCTCTACCTATTCATCCTCACCTTGGACCTGAAGCCAGGTCCTACCCAAGTGGTTCTGAGGAGGCGCTCGGGGGGATCCCCAGTGTCTCTGTACCacacagaggtggaggaggcggggccaCGTACAGGTgtgggcctcctgctgctgcaggcaggggaggaggtgaggctGGACCTGAGGAGAGGACTATGGCTGGAGAACCAGGACAATGTTTTCACAGGGCTGCTGCTCCACCGGACCACCTGA
- the mmrn2a gene encoding multimerin-2a isoform X2: MTAVGKLVLVLGLLVSAQCEVRARDPEVEEEEEEEGAGTGGGRGATPPSSHTTEAPTQGERARSGHQSSTRPLYTQKILTVLRWSCCKGHEGADRDDADPDAQLELEGSDVSGGSDPEKQGLRAPDVHVGPDRKQNDQHWTKHGEATAALPVPHMMALVMSQLQPVLEAFNRSLDHLSRQVKALAGDVAELKSSWEEPDLQPGPPDQAAEQHQTRLEEVVRQITDIRKQMENQQTDMENRLNSQHATLHHNVTSLKMDTDLKLERHQKDVQAMNATLYELKLDQDQDQDQDQDQSSEEPPPQQQLSDSAALWEAIERLDNAVVNNTGKVSGLMEDVDVASGDVQRLQRDLKELREQMEQTGRNTQIQYMMTGLQVEDAKVAVLQRVGELAANLTLQDKRLQEMDMDVDDLYIALYNSSSIRDTNALKAALARLEKALANVAALAHDNRLALEESSKEDVEQWSVPAVEALQHGLQQVKDCLASEQSRTRSLNHSLAQLSGSVTAGLAEVSGLKDANRELWEKMQHLSTWFKALLTDASRHSEVLDILLGEEVLEFMQWPRQDQRARSIPALMQQLAEHKLKITSLLANKTGGREERPSADQPSSSHPLLPGWARERQLLLHQDQGGAGRELQNLEKMVEKMWERLNQEEKPCRCTNTSTVAPPAGVDAALQAEVLWLKRGLEHHLSTFKNVFSNADVLARSNNTLELDKLWELVKSKDKRRRGGNRSRRDSDVPPAELADPLVQFVAVPPQSTSHSGFSFKLKAKPSLNQGRFHPETGSFTAPVDGLYLFILTLDLKPGPTQVVLRRRSGGSPVSLYHTEVEEAGPRTGVGLLLLQAGEEVRLDLRRGLWLENQDNVFTGLLLHRTT, translated from the exons ATGACAGCAGTGGGAAAACTGGTGCTGGTACTGGGCTTGCTGGTAAGCGCCCAGTGTGAGGTGAGGGCAAGGGAccctgaggtggaggaggaggaagaggaggagggagcaggcacaggaggaggaagaggagccacccccccctcctcccacacgACAGAGGCCCccacacagggagagagagcacgGAGCGG gcacCAGTCGTCTACTCGGCCTCTCTACACCCAGAAGATCCTCACGGTTCTGCGCTGGTCCTGCTGCAAAGGACACGAAGGGGCTGACCGAGACGATGCAG ATCCTGATGCTCAGCTGGAGTTGGAAGGCTCAGACGTAAGCGGAGGATCTGATCCAGAGAAACAAGGGCTGCGCGCTCCAG ATGTTCACGTGGGGCCGGACCGCAAACAGAACGACCAGCACTGGACCAAGCACGGCG AAGCCACTGCTGCCCTCCCTGTTCCCCACATGATGGCCCTGGTCATGTCCCAGCTGCAGCCAGTCCTGGAGGCCTTCAACCGCTCACTGGACCACCTGAGTCGGCAGGTGAAGGCCCTGGCCGGAGATGTGGCCGAGCTGAAGAGCAGCTGGGAGGAACCAGACCTGCAGCCGGGGCCCCCGGACCAAGCAGCCGAGCAGCACCAGACCAGACTGGAGGAAGTGGTTAGGCAGATCACAGACATCCGGAAACAAATGGAGAATCagcagacagacatggagaaCAGGCTGAACTCCCAGCATGCAACGCTGCATCACAATGTCACTAGCCTCAAGATGGACACGGACCTGAAGCTGGAACGGCACCAGAAGGACGTGCAG GCCATGAATGCAACACTGTATGAGCTGAagctggaccaggaccaggaccaggaccaggaccaggaccaaaGCAGTGAGGAGCCCCctccccagcagcagctctcagaCAGCGCTGCGCTGTGGGAGGCCATCGAACGCCTGGACAATGCAGTGGTTAACAACACGGGGAAG GTGAGCGGCCTGATGGAGGACGTGGACGTGGCCTCAGGAGACGTCCAGCGCCTGCAGCGAGACCTGAAGGAGCTGCgggagcagatggagcagacGGGCCGGAACACCCAGATCCAGTACATGATGACggggctgcaggtggaggacgcCAAGGTGGCGGTGCTGCAGCGGGTCGGCGAGCTGGCGGCCAACCTCACCCTGCAGGACAAGCGGCTGCAGGAGATGGACATGGACGTGGACGATCTGTACATCGCCCTGtacaacagcagctccatcagagACACCAACGCGCTGAAGGCTGCGCTGGCCCGGCTGGAGAAGGCCCTGGCCAACGTGGCGGCGCTGGCCCACGACAACCGACTGGCCCTGGAAGAAAGCAGCAAAGAAGACGTGGAGCAGTGGAGCGTCCCGGCGGTGGAGGCGCTGCAGCACGGACTCCAGCAG GTAAAAGACTGTCTGGCCTCGGAGCAGAGCCGGACCAGATCTCTAAACCACAGCCTGGCCCAGCTCAGCGGCTCCGTGACCGCGGGTCTGGCCGAGGTCTCGGGCCTGAAGGACGCAAACAGGGAGCTGTGGGAGAAAATGCAACATCTGTCCACCTGGTTCAAAGCTCTGCTGACGGACGCCAGCAGACACAGCGAAGTACTGGACATACTGCTGGGCGAGGAGGTGCTGGAGTTCATGCAGTGGCCCAGACAGGACCAGAGGGCCCGGTCCATCCCGGCCCTAATGCAGCAGCTGGCAGAACACAAGCTCAAGATCACATCTCTGCTGGCCAACAAAACAG gaggcagagaggagcggCCTTCCGCAGaccagccctcctcctcccaccccctgcTCCCCGGTTGGGCCAGGGAgcgccagctcctcctccaccaggacCAGGGAGGAGCCGGCCGGGAGCTGCAGAACCTGGAGAAAATGGTGGAGAAGATGTGGGAGCGTCTGAATCAAGAGGAGAAACCCTGTCGGTGCACAAACACCTCCACAGTGGCGCCGCCTGCTGGCGTGGACGCCGCACTGCAGGCAGAGGTGCTGTGGCTGAAGAGAGGCCTCGAGCATCATCTGAGCACGTTCAAGAATGTGTTCAGCAACGCAGACGTGCTGGCCCGGTCCAACAACACGCTGGAGCTGGACAAGCTGTGGGAGCTGGTGAAGAGCAAAGacaagaggagaagaggaggaaacaggagcaggagggatTCAG ATGTTCCTCCTGCTGAACTCGCAGACCCTCTGGTGCAGTTTGTGGCTGTTCCTCCTCAGAGCACCTCCCACAGCGGCTTCTCCTTCAAACTGAAGGCGAAGCCGTCTCTGAACCAGGGCCGGTTCCACCCGGAGACCGGCTCCTTCACGGCTCCTGTGGACGGGCTCTACCTATTCATCCTCACCTTGGACCTGAAGCCAGGTCCTACCCAAGTGGTTCTGAGGAGGCGCTCGGGGGGATCCCCAGTGTCTCTGTACCacacagaggtggaggaggcggggccaCGTACAGGTgtgggcctcctgctgctgcaggcaggggaggaggtgaggctGGACCTGAGGAGAGGACTATGGCTGGAGAACCAGGACAATGTTTTCACAGGGCTGCTGCTCCACCGGACCACCTGA